The sequence TGCTCATGTTCATATTTCGTATTTGAGGAGAAGAGTGACAGCGACATCCTGTGGCTGTTCGGGGTACCTCCTCTACCAGCCACCCCGTTTTTCTTtaatcaaatacaaaaaacacgCAGCTGCGGACAAAGTTATAATTACGCCGCTTGGGTAGTGTAAATAGTGTCCATTTGCTGAATAGTTACATGGATAAAGTGGCTTCTGTAAAACTGAAAGGTAGCCTATAGTCAGGAAGCTGGAGCTGCTATAAACTTTTATTTCAACATTATTGCTCTCATGATGCTTTAAAGATAAAATGAATTTGATTGTCTTATCTGGGctctacaaaataaaatgtgagattGGCTGTTTTCTAGTGGAGAACCTTCAGAGCGAAACTGTAAATTTCCAACTGTAAAATACAAACGTGCACAACTGTACTCAATTACAGTGACAAGAGGCTTTCTAATTTATTATTTCCTTCAATCCCTTGATTGCATGTGCAAATACGTATCACATATCATTACTTACATTACCATGCAAATACTAAGTATAATGACTTGCAAAAAAATCTAAGGCTTAGAGACTTAAAGAATTGTAAAAAGATATTCCAAATTATTCTAGAGGTCAAATTAGGTTGTAGGTCAGACTTGGAAATTTTTGTGACTTTGCTATCTTGAATATTATTTAAGTGATCCAGTAAACAATGACTGACAAACATGCCTGATTTCCTGCACTGTGTTCCAGCTCTGCAGCTCTGCCATGGCGATCGACTGGCTTGGATTTGGTTATGCTGCAGCCATAGCCCTCGGAGGATTTATGGGATACAAGAGAAAAGGTTGAAAGCTCACACTTGATCATCTTAGTTACCCATCGGTGTTTGGACTGTAAGTTCAGCTGTGGAGAAATAATCATGATCACgcctcatttcatttcagccagTGTGATGTCCCTAATAGCCGGCTTGTTTTTTGGTGGATTGTCTGCTTATGGTGCCTACAACATCTCTAATGACCCCAGCGACATCAAGGTCTCTCTGCGTAAGTATGGCTGAGCAAAATTTTTGGTGACATGATtgaaacatcatcatcaacaagTGAACCTTGAGACAGTGTTCCTCTTCTCTCAGTCGCCTCGGGACTCCTCACAGTCGTGATGGGAATGAGATTCAGGAAATCAGGAAAATTATTGCCCGCTGGGATTATGGCAGGACTAAGGTCAGAATCAGACTCAGAGATTTACCAGACATGCAGTGATTCCAGTTATGGTGATTACAGTTATAGGAGTTTAGAGATGGCACAGGATCATACACTTATTTTACTGTCTCCTTACAGTTTGCTGATGGTTTTAAGGCTCATCCTGCTGATCATAATGTGACGGAGAGACCACACCATCCAAGACGAGGTGACTCTACGAGGGAAAGAAAAAACGTCTGAGTGCACTACTGGTCTGCCTCTGAAGGAGCCAGCCTTGTTTCAGAGGATGTGGGGCTCCCAGCCGCCACATGAAAGCAGCTCTGTTGTTTTCTATGATAACTTGTGTATCCTGCGACTTCACCAAATGTTTGGAAACGTCAGTTGGTAAATTTGATTTCCTTTGATGTGCTTTTGTTAATTACACTGTTTACTCATTATGTACAGAGATGAGGCGCTTAAATGTTAATGTCATGACTTGaaatccttttttaaaatattgtattactacatcatttttattgtattagCAACACAGTATGCTGTGTTGCTAATACATACATATGCTAGTTATAATTGGTGAGTGCAAAGTGACAGTGCCTGTTTttacaaatgatttattttacattaatcTCACAAAGTTAATAGAGATGTTCAGtttattgggggaaaaaagtttttttcaaaCTATGTGTCCTGAATGGACTCGAGTATGAAGATGTTTTTGGAAGGAAAAACAGTAATTCATCTTAGAGtgtttgaaaatataaaattttattCATGAGCTCTTGCAAAGCTAAATAAAATGATCTGCTTCTTAATAAAATACCAGTTCTGGTTATATCCAAATCCTatttaaagggaaaacaaaGTGTCTTATGCTCTTGGACACATAGCTCACCATTTTGCCCAACAGCTGAACTTTACAGTGTCAGCTAAAGTTTATTTTGCCACATTTATTAGTAGTAATTAATAGTAACCACCCATACGATGTGATAATAGTTTAAGACATAAGTTCATAGCAAGTACCCTACTGTGCTGAAACTGTTCTTCATTATGTGACAGTGCTGTGTACATATTTCTGCAAAACAACAGGAATTGTTGAACCTGTAAAATTGGTCCACGTCATAAACACTGCAGCGCTTGCACCCAGTGGGAGCAATGGACGCAGGGTGTCACAGCTGCTCTGCAAGCTACTTAAATACTGgcattttcatgtcaaacaCCTTTGTGATAAATTGCTTCATCTGGAAAACAATTAAGAGTTAGAAAAATAGATCTATGTGTAATTCAGATTTCCAGCCTGGGACATACCTTGGTGTTGGGAAACTGAGAGAGAATATCAGAAAACTTCTCCTCCAGCATCAGGGTGCATTCAACCAGCTCAATGTCTGCGAGCCTCATTTTACCGCCCACCAGATACTGAGCACCAGAGAGCGTCTGGGAAGTGTGTCACATGCAAAGTCATGCCAGTCAGCTTTAGTATTACCAAATATTAACCTAACCAACAAATATTACCTCCAGGACACGCCTGTTTTTCTTGGCATTTAATCCAGGACGAGTCAAAGCACACCATACACCTTTATGTATTTAAGAGTTACCTAACTCCAGTTACCTTTTCAAACACAGGGAGGTAGCGCTCTTTGGCTTTGGTGTTAATATTGTCTGGTTTACTTTTCACATCAGCGGGAGGCGTGAAGGGCACATGAAAGCAGCTCTGTTGTTTTCTATGATTACTTATGTATCCTGTGACCACACCAAATGTTTGGGAACAACAGTGGGTAAATTTGATTTCCTTTGATGTGCTTTTGTTAAACTGTTTACTCTATGTACAGAGATGAGGAGCTTAAATGTTAATGTCATGACTtgaaatcctttttttaaaatattgtattactacatcatttttattgtattaacaACACAGCATAGCTAGTTATAATTGGTGAGTGCAAAGTGACAGTGCCTGTTTttacaaatgatttattttacattaatcTCACAAAGTTAATAGAGATGTTCAGTTTATTGGGGGAAAAAGGGTTTTTCAAACTATGTGTCCTGAATGGACTCGAGTATGAAGATGTTTTTGGAAGGAAAAACAGTAATTCATCTTAGAGtgtttgaaaatataaaattttattCATGAGCTCTTGCAAAGCTAAATAAAATGATCTGCTTCTTAATAAAATACCAGTTCTGGTTATATCCAAATCCTatttaaagggaaaacaaaGTGACTTATGCTCTTGGACACATAGCTCACCATTTTGCCCAACAGCTGAACTTTACAGTGTCAGCTAAAGTTTATTTTGCCACATTTATTAGTAGTAATTAATAGTAACCACCCATACGATGTGATAATAGTTTAAGACATAAGTTCATAGCAAGTACCCTACTGTGCTGAAACTGTTCTTCATTATGTGACAGTGCTGTGTACATATTTCTGCAAAACAACAGGAATTGTTGAACCTGTAAAATTGGTCCACGTCATAAACACTGCAGCGCTTGCACCCAGTGGGAGCAATGGACGCAGGGTGTCACAGCTGCTCTGCAAGCTACTTAAATACTGgcattttcatgtcaaacaCCTTTGTGATAGATTGCTTCATCTGGAAAACAATTAAGAGTTAGAAAAATAGATCTATGTGTAATTCAGATTTCCAGCTTGGGACATACCTTGGTGTTGGGAAACTGAGAGAGAATATCAGAAAACTTCTCCTCCAGCATCAGGGTGCATTCAACCAGCTCAATGTCTGCGAGCCTCATTTTACCGCCCACCAGATACTGAGCACCAGAGAGCGTCTGGGAAGTGTGTCACATGCAAAGTCATGCCAGTCAGCTTTAGTATTACCAAATATTAACCTAACCAACAAATATTACCTCCAGGACACGCCTGTTTTTCTTGGCATTTAATCCAGGACGAGTCAAAGCACACCATACACCTTTATGTATTTAAGAGTTACCTAACTCCAGTTACCTTTTCAAACACAGGGAGGTAGCGCTCTTTGGCTTTGGTGTTAATATTGTCTGGTTTACTTTTCACATCAGCGGGAGGCGTGAAGGGCACATGAAAGcagctctgttgttttctgtgattACTTGTGTATCCTGTGACCACACCAAATGTTTGGGAACAACAGTGGGTAAATTTGATTTCCTTTGATGTGCTTTTGTTAAACTGTTTACTCTATGTACAGAGATGAGGAGCTTAAATGTTAATGGCATGACTtgaaatcctttttttaaaatattgtattactacatcatttttattgtattaacaACACAGCATAGCTAGTTATAATTGGTGAGTGCAAAGTGACAGTGCCTGTTTttacaaatgatttattttacattaatcTCACAAAGTTAATAGAGATGTTCAGTTTATTGGGGGAAAAAGGGTTTTTCAAACTATGTGTCCTGAATGGACTTGAGTATGAAGATGTTTTTGGAAGGAAAAACAGTAATTCATCTTAAAGtgtttgaaaatataaaattttattCATGAGCTCTTGCAAAGCTAAATAAAATGATCTGCTTCTCAATAAAATACCAGTTCTGGTTATATCCAAATCCTatttaaagggaaaacaaaGTGACTTATGCTCTTGGACACATAGCTCACCATTTTGCCCAACAGCTGAACTTTACAATGTCAGATTAAGTTTATTTTGCCACATTTTTTAGTAGTAATTACTAGTAGCCACCCATACGATGTGATAATAGTTTATGACATAAATTCATAGCAAGTACCCTACTGTACTGAAACTGTTCTTCATTATGTGACAGTGCTGTGTACATATTTctgcaaaacaacaggaaatgCTGAGCCTGTAAAATTGGTCCACATGTCATAAACACTGCAGTGCTCGCACCCAGTGTGAGCAATGGACGCAGGGTGTCACAGCTGCTCTGCAAGCTACTTAAGTATTGGCATCTTCatgtcaaacacctccagaacAGTTTTTACATATTGCTCGTCTGGTTGAGGCTTCCTCTTGCTGCCAGGCTGCAGGAATTTCTTGATGGCTGGCAGATTCACCATCCTGTTCTGGAAGGCctagaggcagagaggaagggtTTTGTGTATTGATGTTGACTGATATGACTGGTGATATATTCAGTATAGCTTCGGCTGGACTTTCACAGGAACAAGTCAATCAGAttcttatcattttaatttttcagcaTGGTGTATTTACACTGCTAGAGGTTTGTGATAGATTGCTTCATCTGGAAAACAATTAAGAgttagaaaaataaatctatGTGTAATTCAGATTTCCAGCCTGGGACATACCTTGGTGTTGGGAAACTGAGAGAGAATATCAGGAAACTTCTCCTCCAGCATCAGGGTGCATTCAACCAGCTCAACGTCTGCGAGACTCATTTTACCGCCCACCAGATACTGAGCACCAGAGAGCGCCTGGGAAGTGTGTTACATTCAAAGTCATGCCAGTCAGCTTTAGTATCACCAAATATTAACCTAACCAACAAATATTACCTCCAGGACACTCCTGTTTTTCTTGGCATTTAATCCAGGACAAGTCAAAGCACACCACACACCTTTCTATGTATTTAAGAGTTACCTAACTCCAGTTACCTTTTCAAACACAGGGAGGTAGCGCTCTTTTGCTTTGGTGTTAATATTGTCTAGTTTACTTTTCAAATCATCGGGAGGCGTGAAGGGCAACATCATGATCATTTCCATGAGATCCATCAGTCCCTCTGCATACATGTTGATCCTAAGGGGGAAATGCAGACATGTTTGGTATCACACTGATCAGTTTCTGGGCAAACTGACAATTATCCCCCCGAAACTGCACGACTGAGATGAATCATACATGACACGCTCTTTGAGATCTTTCCCCTGGAGATTGTGTTTCTCTGCGATGTAATTCAATATCGCCTTTGTTTGCACAAGTTTCATGCCATCAATCTCCACCAAGGGAACCTGTTGGAACATGAGATCTCCATCTGAGGAAAAAAGCACAGGGGCAGGTCATGTGGGACGCTCCTACTTCGTGCAACTTCAAATCATGATTATGGCTGATTTGCAAGTGTGACAAAAGGTCAAGAGACTGAACTGCTGTCTCATTCCAGGTTTCATCATATGTGGGTTAAAGGTCACATAAGTGTTAAGTGGTGCAAATGCATATGCACTGAAAAATACTAAAAGCACCACATTATCAATCAGTGTACAGTGGCTTCCTACATTTTCAGCAaatatttttctgcagctgacTTACCTTTAAGGAGTTTCAGATACTGATCTCGGGCTGTCAAATGCACTTCGTCAAACTGTGGATATGAAATTcgaaacattttaattaattgcaATAATGACTAAAGGGCTTCCATGTGCACCGTTTCTAGGTGGGCATCATAACAAAATCTCCAGCCTTGTCCTCGACTTACCTCAACCCCTGCAACAGTCAACAACCAGCGAATTGACTCCATTTTCCCCCTCCCATTAAAGTAATACAGAACAACTTTTCCAGCCATGGTAATGTTTTGATAAGTGGGAATCTGCAGgaacagacacagatacacttTAACGTtttgcagtaaaaaataaataaattaataaataaaataataaaaatgcacgTATCAGGAATAATTgcatcaaagagaaaaaaggaattCGTACATGCCTTGACGAGGGTCCTGGAAGAAATAACCGCGAGCGAAGCGGtcgggaaaaaaaggcaaagtttGTGTTATGTAAGAGCAACTGTAGGCCTGACAACCAGGGGGCAGGTACAGGGGTGCGATTGGCGCGTTTGGGCCAATAGACAAGCGGCTGATTTGCATGTCGCTATATGCATTATGGGAAAAGGCTGTGGTTGCTCGCGTATAATCGATATTTTTACAAATATATCAGGATATATAGGGGGAAATGTAATATAGCTGGTTGTTGTAAACATTCACTATGATGTAAAAACGTTATAGTTGTATGGTATAGATTACAGTAACACCGTGACTGAAAAGTGTTGCGCCACGTCGTGGTTTATATACTGAACAGCAGTGCACTTAGCAGTGGATGTGAGGGCGATCTGGCTGCGACATCTGTCACCCCATTGATCGCTAGGGTTGATTCGGCTGATCTGGCTGGCTAGGCGGGTgtccccttcctccctcaccGCTCCATGTATGTCCCTCCCGAAGCTCCGCGCTCGGTGGAAGAGGACCAGCTCCCCGGCGGACGAGCATCGTTGGTATACCAGTAGCTGCACTCCCCTGCTAGAACCTCCAAACAAGCTCAAGGCCCATTTGTAGGAGAAACGTAGGGAAGTCAAGCTCCAAGACTTCAGACACATCCAATTGAGGCGCTGCACGTGGCAGTCTGCCTTCCTTTTTCACCTCATTTGTTGTTTAATAATACATCACAATATAGATTGCTTGATgctttaacttttaactttgaccttttaaccctcctgttaccttcaaatctACTTTTTGACACTTTAAGCAGTTACAGTCAGTGATTTGAACCTCCAagaaatgattataataaaagtTGTTTCCAaagtttatgtgtttatgtgtgcactttgtgtgtttcagtgatgaCCTAAATACCCATTTAAATGAAACATTAACTCCAGAACTCAaccccccacttatacatcagGTTTAATGGGAATtatgtttttcccctctcaaaTGTCATATAAAATAGACCGCTTCTCACACCACTACAGGTGAGGAGCTTAAAACAGGGGGAAGCTTTTTGAGGATTATAAATATCATGATGTAGTTCTTCAATGTCAAGTGAAACAactaaaacaacacattttaagcttttttttttttttttttttccaacattgGCTTATTGTAGGATTTGTCATTGATGTCCAACTGACTTCAGTAACACCAGTAGAGATTTTTAATGCTGTCATTGCACTTTTCATTGCTTCTTttgtaagtttaaaaaaaataaataaaaaaaaaaacatttttattcataccattaaggtttgtttt is a genomic window of Myripristis murdjan chromosome 15, fMyrMur1.1, whole genome shotgun sequence containing:
- the tmem14a gene encoding transmembrane protein 14A, with the translated sequence MAIDWLGFGYAAAIALGGFMGYKRKASVMSLIAGLFFGGLSAYGAYNISNDPSDIKVSLLASGLLTVVMGMRFRKSGKLLPAGIMAGLSLLMVLRLILLIIM
- the gsta.1 gene encoding glutathione S-transferase, alpha tandem duplicate 1 isoform X1, with amino-acid sequence MAGKVVLYYFNGRGKMESIRWLLTVAGVEFDEVHLTARDQYLKLLKDGDLMFQQVPLVEIDGMKLVQTKAILNYIAEKHNLQGKDLKERVMINMYAEGLMDLMEMIMMLPFTPPDDLKSKLDNINTKAKERYLPVFEKALSGAQYLVGGKMSLADVELVECTLMLEEKFPDILSQFPNTKAFQNRMVNLPAIKKFLQPGSKRKPQPDEQYVKTVLEVFDMKMPILK
- the gsta.1 gene encoding glutathione S-transferase, alpha tandem duplicate 1 isoform X2, translating into MAGKVVLYYFNGRGKMESIRWLLTVAGVEFDEVHLTARDQYLKLLKDGDLMFQQVPLVEIDGMKLVQTKAILNYIAEKHNLQGKDLKERVMINMYAEGLMDLMEMIMMLPFTPPDDLKSKLDNINTKAKERYLPVFEKALSGAQYLVGGKMSLADVELVECTLMLEEKFPDILSQFPNTKAFQNRMVNLPAIKKFLQPGSKRKPQPDEQYVKTVLEVFDMKMPVFK